The Acidobacteriota bacterium genome contains the following window.
CCATGCGCTCTCTCCCGTTCGCCGCTCCGGCGTTTCTTGTTGGGCGCACCGTATTTTGGCGGGGGAGGTGGGGCAATCCATGCCCCGACGAAAACGGCCCCCCGGAGGTCTCCGGAGGGCCGTTCGTAGTCTGTCGGAAAGAGCCGGACTTAGAAGTCCATGCCGCCCATGCCGCCCATGCCACCCGGCATGCCGCCGCCGCCAGCCGACTCCTTCTTCGGAGCTTCGGCAATGCCGGCTTCCGTCGTGATCAGCAGGCTGGCAACCGAAGCTGCGTTCTGGAGAGCCGAACGGACGACCTTCACCGGATCGATGACGCCCATGGCAACCAGGTCGCCATACTCTTCAGTCTGGGCGTTGAAGCCGTAGGAGCGGGCCTTGTTCTGGAGGATCGTGTTGACGACCACCGAACCTTCAACACCGGCGTTCTCGGCGATCTGGCGCAGCGGAGCTTCCAGGGCCTTGCGAACGATGTCGATGCCGGCTTTCTCGTCGTCGTTGAGGCCGACCACGTCGATGTTCTTGGAAGCGCGCAGCAGGGCCACGCCGCCGCCCGGAACGATGCCTTCTTCGACAGCCGCGCGGGTTGCGTTGAGCGCGTCGTCGACGCGGTCTTTCTTCTCTTTCACTTCGACTTCGGTTGCGCCACCGACCTTGATGACAGCCACGCCGCCAGCAAGTTTCGCGAGGCGCTCCTGCAGCTTCTCCTTGTCGTAGTCAGAGGAGGTGTCCTCGATCTGCTTGCGGATCTGGCCGACGCGGGCTTCGATCTCTTTCTTCTTGCCGGCGCCGTCGACGATGGTCGTGTTGTCCTTGTCGATGGTGACGCGCTTGGCTTTGCCGAGCATTTCCATGCCGACGTTCTCAAGCTTGATGCCGAGGTCTTCGGAGATGACCTGGCCACCGGTCAGGACAGCGATGTCCTGCAGCATGGCCTTGCGGCGATCGCCGAAGCCAGGCGCTTTCACGGCAGCGATCTTGAGGCCGCCGCGCAGTTTGTTGACCACGAGGGTTGCGAGCGCTTCGCCGTCGACATCTTCAGCGATGATGATCAGCGGCTTCTGCGACTGGACCACAGCTTCGAGGATCGGCAGCAGCGGCTGCAGGCTCGACAGTTTCGACTCGTGCAGGAGGATCAGCGCATCGTCCAGCTCGACCATCATCTTGTCGGCGTTGGTGATGAAGTAGGGGCTGATAT
Protein-coding sequences here:
- the groL gene encoding chaperonin GroEL (60 kDa chaperone family; promotes refolding of misfolded polypeptides especially under stressful conditions; forms two stacked rings of heptamers to form a barrel-shaped 14mer; ends can be capped by GroES; misfolded proteins enter the barrel where they are refolded when GroES binds) encodes the protein MAAKIVVFGADAREKMLRGVDVLANAVKVTLGPKGRNVVIEKSFGAPRTTKDGVTVAKEIELEDKLENMGAQMLREVASKANDTAGDGTTTATVLAQAIVREGMKRVAAGMNPMDLKRGIDKAVTEVVSDLAHHAKKVKTNEEIAQVGTISANGQREIGEMIAQAMAKVGNEGVITVEEAKSADTELDVVEGMQFDRGYISPYFITNADKMMVELDDALILLHESKLSSLQPLLPILEAVVQSQKPLIIIAEDVDGEALATLVVNKLRGGLKIAAVKAPGFGDRRKAMLQDIAVLTGGQVISEDLGIKLENVGMEMLGKAKRVTIDKDNTTIVDGAGKKKEIEARVGQIRKQIEDTSSDYDKEKLQERLAKLAGGVAVIKVGGATEVEVKEKKDRVDDALNATRAAVEEGIVPGGGVALLRASKNIDVVGLNDDEKAGIDIVRKALEAPLRQIAENAGVEGSVVVNTILQNKARSYGFNAQTEEYGDLVAMGVIDPVKVVRSALQNAASVASLLITTEAGIAEAPKKESAGGGGMPGGMGGMGGMDF